One Bacillus sp. 1780r2a1 DNA segment encodes these proteins:
- a CDS encoding GNAT family N-acetyltransferase, protein MITAEKDTVTFVAKDGREVTIRPAEPRDAREITTAVEEIIKAGEFIQKDAPKTVEEEQQFIESVSKQGHMYVVAEVEGEVVGIARVLRGEIRMKRHSGLFRTWLVSKVQGMGIGKQLMDYTLNWCKENDMHKLSLTVFASNEVAYKLYEKVGFKTEGVMKEQAYINEEYVDEIYMSVFF, encoded by the coding sequence ATGATTACAGCAGAAAAAGATACGGTAACATTTGTAGCAAAGGATGGACGTGAAGTCACAATACGTCCAGCAGAACCCCGTGATGCAAGAGAGATTACAACAGCTGTGGAAGAAATTATTAAAGCAGGAGAGTTTATTCAAAAAGACGCGCCAAAAACAGTAGAAGAAGAACAGCAGTTTATTGAGAGTGTATCAAAGCAAGGGCATATGTATGTTGTGGCGGAAGTGGAAGGTGAAGTTGTTGGGATTGCGCGCGTTCTTCGCGGTGAAATTCGAATGAAACGTCATAGTGGGCTTTTCCGTACATGGCTAGTTTCAAAAGTACAAGGTATGGGAATTGGCAAGCAGTTAATGGACTATACGTTAAATTGGTGCAAAGAAAATGACATGCACAAGCTATCGTTAACGGTATTTGCCTCTAATGAAGTGGCGTATAAATTGTACGAAAAAGTCGGCTTTAAGACAGAAGGGGTTATGAAAGAACAAGCTTATATTAATGAGGAGTACGTGGACGAAATATATATGTCTGTATTCTTTTAA
- a CDS encoding type III polyketide synthase, protein MPKIMSTGFCIPPYELKQSDTAQFAKDLFAESFRDINRLLTVFENGQIETRHFAKGMKWFQEDHTFEEKNNAFIECAIELGVKAVENCLTNSAYLSGNVPYEEIDAIFYISTSGLATPSIEARIMNELPFSPHTKRIPIWGLGCAGGASGVSRAHEYCLAFPKAKVLVLSIELCSLTFQRNDRSKSNLIGTSLFADGVAAALIAGDESDMTASKLDTLPATLHTQSTLMPDSKDVMGWDIRNDGLYVIFSKDIPTIIDSWLGDQVQTFLASHNLTTQDLRHFVAHPGGKKVLEAYLSTLSLEDSMIDHSLHVLKHHGNMSSATVLYVLDRFMKEKIPSGEYGVLTALGPGFSSELVLLQWRE, encoded by the coding sequence ATGCCTAAAATTATGTCAACTGGATTTTGTATACCTCCATATGAGCTGAAGCAATCGGATACTGCACAGTTTGCAAAGGATCTATTTGCCGAATCATTTCGAGACATTAATCGCTTGTTAACGGTATTTGAAAATGGTCAAATTGAAACCAGGCACTTTGCTAAAGGGATGAAGTGGTTTCAAGAAGACCACACGTTTGAAGAGAAAAATAATGCATTTATTGAGTGTGCAATTGAACTTGGCGTAAAAGCTGTTGAAAATTGCTTGACGAATTCAGCTTACCTTTCTGGGAATGTCCCCTATGAAGAAATTGATGCAATCTTTTACATTTCTACTAGCGGGCTTGCAACACCGAGTATTGAAGCCAGGATTATGAACGAGCTTCCCTTTTCACCTCACACGAAGCGTATTCCAATTTGGGGCCTTGGCTGTGCAGGAGGAGCTTCAGGTGTATCAAGAGCACATGAGTATTGCTTAGCGTTTCCAAAAGCAAAGGTACTTGTGCTTTCAATTGAACTTTGTAGCCTGACATTTCAGCGTAATGATCGTTCAAAAAGCAATCTGATTGGTACATCTTTGTTTGCTGACGGAGTAGCAGCTGCTTTAATTGCAGGAGATGAATCGGATATGACCGCTTCAAAATTAGACACGCTGCCAGCAACATTACATACTCAGTCTACTCTAATGCCAGATTCTAAGGATGTTATGGGCTGGGATATTCGAAACGACGGTTTATATGTTATTTTTTCAAAAGACATTCCAACGATTATTGATTCTTGGCTGGGGGATCAAGTCCAAACATTTCTAGCGAGTCATAATTTAACGACGCAAGACTTGCGACATTTCGTAGCACATCCTGGTGGGAAGAAGGTATTAGAAGCTTATCTATCTACGCTTTCACTTGAAGACTCAATGATTGACCACTCTCTTCATGTGTTAAAACATCATGGGAACATGTCATCAGCAACCGTTTTGTACGTATTGGATCGATTCATGAAAGAAAAAATTCCAAGCGGAGAATACGGCGTCTTAACAGCGCTTGGACCAGGTTTTAGCTCGGAGCTCGTTTTACTTCAGTGGAGGGAATAA
- a CDS encoding isoprenylcysteine carboxyl methyltransferase has translation MFIYTIFALIILQRLGELIIAKRNEAWMKQNGGYEAGSNHYKWMVSMHAAFFVALLVEMQLVDYSFSSSFWVFATLFLMVQLGRVWAIASLGKYWNTKIIVMPKAPVVLKGPYRYIKHPNYTIVTLEFLLIPLLFQAYLTLIVFSLLNMWMLSVRIPKEEEALKLYTDYEVAMDGKLRFMPQLKKSEN, from the coding sequence ATGTTTATTTATACCATTTTTGCATTGATTATTTTACAACGTTTAGGAGAACTTATAATTGCAAAGCGTAACGAGGCCTGGATGAAGCAAAATGGTGGATATGAAGCAGGAAGCAACCATTATAAATGGATGGTATCCATGCATGCTGCTTTTTTTGTAGCGTTGCTTGTAGAAATGCAGCTTGTAGACTATTCTTTTTCATCTTCTTTTTGGGTATTTGCGACTTTATTTCTAATGGTGCAACTGGGAAGAGTATGGGCTATCGCCTCATTAGGGAAGTATTGGAATACTAAAATTATTGTAATGCCCAAAGCTCCCGTTGTATTAAAGGGACCTTACAGATACATCAAGCATCCAAACTATACGATTGTCACGCTGGAATTTCTTTTAATTCCGCTTTTATTTCAAGCGTATCTAACGCTTATTGTATTTAGTTTATTAAACATGTGGATGCTTTCGGTTCGTATTCCAAAAGAAGAAGAAGCGCTGAAGCTCTATACAGACTACGAGGTAGCCATGGATGGAAAGCTACGTTTTATGCCACAGTTAAAAAAATCAGAAAACTAA
- a CDS encoding TOBE-like domain-containing protein encodes MSAARAALDIACKSTFNKGKLIQGDFELEVPEYMNCDAKQAVGYVRPHDLEIENEKVSEDTVLATISHIHMVGPIVQVELKREGFDEFLEAEISKERFRFLQLSIGKQVYIRPKQLKVFIPEDYSI; translated from the coding sequence TTGTCTGCTGCACGAGCTGCTTTGGATATTGCTTGCAAGAGTACATTCAATAAAGGTAAATTAATACAAGGTGATTTCGAATTAGAAGTCCCAGAATATATGAACTGTGATGCAAAGCAAGCGGTAGGATATGTACGTCCTCATGATCTTGAAATTGAAAACGAAAAGGTCAGTGAAGATACGGTTTTAGCAACTATTAGTCATATTCACATGGTAGGGCCGATTGTTCAAGTTGAATTAAAGCGTGAAGGGTTTGACGAATTTTTAGAAGCTGAAATTTCGAAAGAACGTTTTAGGTTCTTACAACTTAGTATAGGTAAACAGGTTTATATTCGTCCTAAACAGCTCAAAGTCTTTATACCAGAAGATTATTCAATTTGA
- a CDS encoding dynamin family protein, with protein MSQVSVQHQKYKTLQSSLYYLHEAFINAGDEKQAEKVIQLLRKQEKEEFVIAFCGHFSAGKSSMINELMGQTILPASPIPTSANLVSVKAGEEHATVYYRKEKPVRYEAPYEYEQIKSFCVDGDEVESIHLSIETKAIPKGIVVMDTPGIDSTDDAHRVSTESALHLADVIFYVMDYNHVQAELNFHFTKELQDANKDLFLIINQVDKHRDDQLTFQEFKESVEEAFLKWNVRPKGIFYTSLKDKQSSYNELAVLKKHLHTMMEKKENRDQHIMDSMKMVVEDHMQFAESSEEESLLEYDDIRSQLRPNEYQIAKEEATELIAKKELILHKRTAFYTTYQNETAKIMNNANLAPYEMREKAKAFLETTKPDFKVGVWFTKKKTEEEKKERLTAFYEDVKERVQTELQWHLQQYMQQLIQDEELVDSSLLASIQQFEVPFEPHDLVDAVKTGATINGEYVLTYTKDVVDAIKKNTNRILSELYTEIEQVKKEEEERLLQNIEQSLVKEQRIIEGYEQVQRSAQHLQALRQDLTHKLNILRPLEPLEMVKLLDLLQEEIEVGTMVEVKAPPATGKSEQVVAVEEDIQSKTKVDAVIRDIDESTKVLSTFKQLEKFIGRLKEKRHKLANQTFTVALFGAFSAGKSSFANALIGEKVLPVSPNPTTATINKIMPPTKDYPHRTVVVLMKTMDQLVADINSSLELFKHTISDVEELSELLPKLTVKEENQLHFSFLQAVIKGYEDVKNVMGSEVTVTIKEFEAYVAKEEKACFVQHINLYYDCELTQLGITLVDTPGADSINARHTGVAFEYIKNADAILFVTYYNHAFSKADREFLIQLGRVKDVFTLDKMFFLLNAADLAQSDEELTLVQNYVKTQLEEYGIRFPRLYPISSLQALTNRNDTMFKAFQKPFYHFITDELTQLAVASVYEEFNQALAVMNEIKGVQTKSAVEKQRYLQSLHIKDQQISAKVSEMTFTYEEQQLERESDELLFYVKKRVLQRYDDFFKESFNPATLRDDKGNKKEQLAACLNQLLQAVAFDVTQEIQATTLRLETYIQRLTKEWNQTNMRQLQRYEPTFHPALPDIPVESGSAMVSRCLFENLELFQKDLALYKNSKSFFEKNEKAKMHEALKAKIEPLLDDYVRSEQVKLQNHYSEQIHAFVLMYKPALLEEWYDYYKQLQTVVNADFPIEALNHTIGTLNDIVVAHQTERT; from the coding sequence ATGTCTCAAGTAAGCGTTCAGCATCAAAAGTATAAAACTCTACAATCCTCTCTTTATTATTTACATGAGGCTTTTATAAATGCTGGAGATGAAAAGCAAGCAGAAAAAGTTATTCAGTTGTTAAGAAAACAAGAAAAAGAAGAATTTGTTATTGCATTTTGCGGTCATTTTTCAGCAGGGAAGTCGAGTATGATTAATGAGCTCATGGGGCAAACAATTTTGCCTGCAAGCCCAATTCCGACAAGTGCTAACTTGGTGTCTGTTAAGGCTGGTGAAGAGCATGCAACCGTTTATTACCGAAAAGAAAAGCCAGTACGTTATGAAGCACCATACGAGTATGAACAAATTAAATCATTTTGTGTTGATGGTGACGAAGTAGAGTCTATCCATCTCTCGATTGAAACGAAAGCAATTCCAAAAGGAATCGTTGTTATGGATACACCTGGAATTGATTCGACCGATGATGCTCATCGTGTATCAACCGAGTCTGCTCTTCATCTTGCGGACGTTATTTTTTACGTAATGGATTATAACCACGTACAGGCAGAGCTCAATTTCCACTTTACAAAAGAGTTACAGGATGCCAATAAAGATTTGTTCTTAATTATTAACCAAGTTGATAAGCACCGAGACGATCAGCTTACTTTCCAAGAATTTAAAGAGTCTGTAGAAGAGGCGTTTTTAAAATGGAATGTACGGCCAAAAGGGATTTTCTATACGTCTTTAAAAGATAAGCAATCCTCTTATAATGAATTAGCTGTTTTAAAGAAGCATCTGCACACAATGATGGAGAAAAAAGAAAATCGAGATCAACATATTATGGATTCCATGAAAATGGTAGTAGAAGATCACATGCAGTTTGCAGAAAGCAGTGAAGAAGAAAGTCTTCTTGAATATGATGATATTCGTTCACAGCTTCGTCCAAATGAATATCAAATTGCAAAGGAAGAAGCAACCGAGCTTATAGCGAAGAAAGAACTGATCTTACATAAACGCACAGCTTTTTATACGACGTATCAAAATGAAACAGCTAAAATTATGAACAATGCGAATTTAGCTCCTTATGAGATGCGAGAGAAAGCAAAGGCATTTTTAGAAACAACCAAGCCAGACTTTAAAGTAGGGGTATGGTTTACAAAAAAGAAAACAGAAGAAGAAAAAAAAGAACGGCTAACAGCTTTTTATGAAGATGTGAAAGAGCGTGTTCAAACAGAGCTGCAGTGGCACTTGCAGCAGTATATGCAGCAGCTCATTCAAGATGAAGAGCTCGTAGATTCTTCTCTATTGGCTAGCATTCAACAGTTTGAAGTACCGTTTGAGCCACATGACTTAGTGGATGCTGTGAAGACAGGGGCAACTATTAACGGTGAGTACGTCCTTACTTATACAAAAGATGTAGTAGATGCGATTAAGAAAAATACCAATCGTATTCTGTCTGAACTGTATACAGAAATTGAACAAGTAAAGAAAGAAGAAGAAGAACGACTTCTGCAAAATATTGAACAGTCGTTAGTGAAAGAACAACGAATTATTGAGGGCTACGAGCAAGTTCAAAGATCTGCGCAGCATCTTCAAGCCTTGCGACAAGATTTAACACACAAGCTAAATATCTTAAGACCTCTTGAACCATTGGAAATGGTAAAACTGTTAGACTTATTACAAGAAGAAATCGAAGTAGGAACAATGGTTGAGGTAAAAGCACCTCCAGCTACAGGCAAATCAGAACAAGTTGTTGCTGTAGAGGAAGACATTCAGTCAAAAACCAAAGTCGATGCAGTTATTCGAGATATTGATGAGTCGACAAAGGTGCTTTCTACATTTAAACAGCTTGAAAAGTTTATTGGCCGCTTGAAGGAAAAACGTCATAAGCTTGCAAACCAAACGTTCACAGTAGCACTATTTGGAGCTTTTAGCGCTGGAAAGTCGTCTTTTGCTAATGCGTTAATTGGTGAAAAAGTATTGCCTGTGTCACCGAACCCTACAACGGCAACAATTAACAAAATTATGCCTCCTACAAAGGACTATCCTCATCGGACAGTGGTAGTTCTTATGAAAACGATGGATCAACTGGTAGCTGATATTAACAGTTCTCTAGAGTTGTTTAAACATACTATTTCAGACGTAGAAGAGCTAAGTGAATTATTGCCAAAATTAACTGTGAAAGAAGAAAACCAGCTGCATTTCTCATTTCTACAAGCGGTGATAAAAGGCTATGAGGATGTTAAGAACGTAATGGGTTCTGAAGTGACGGTTACGATTAAAGAATTTGAGGCATACGTAGCTAAAGAAGAGAAAGCTTGTTTCGTACAGCATATTAACCTGTACTATGATTGTGAGCTGACGCAGCTGGGAATTACGCTTGTTGATACACCAGGTGCTGATTCCATTAATGCTCGCCATACGGGCGTTGCGTTTGAATATATTAAAAATGCTGATGCTATCTTGTTCGTTACGTACTATAACCATGCGTTTTCAAAAGCAGACCGCGAATTTTTAATTCAGCTTGGTCGTGTAAAAGATGTATTTACACTAGATAAGATGTTCTTTTTACTCAATGCAGCAGATCTAGCTCAGTCTGATGAAGAGCTAACCCTTGTACAAAATTATGTAAAAACACAGCTTGAAGAGTATGGTATTCGCTTTCCACGTCTCTATCCAATTTCAAGCTTACAGGCGTTAACAAATCGTAATGATACGATGTTTAAAGCTTTTCAAAAGCCATTTTATCATTTCATTACAGATGAGCTAACTCAGCTAGCAGTTGCATCCGTTTATGAAGAATTCAATCAAGCACTTGCCGTGATGAATGAAATTAAAGGTGTTCAAACAAAATCTGCGGTTGAAAAACAGCGCTATTTGCAATCTCTTCACATTAAAGATCAACAAATTTCTGCCAAGGTTTCAGAAATGACATTTACGTATGAAGAACAGCAGCTAGAAAGGGAAAGCGATGAGCTTCTCTTCTATGTCAAGAAGCGTGTTTTACAGCGCTATGATGATTTCTTTAAGGAGTCGTTTAACCCAGCAACGCTTAGAGACGATAAAGGAAATAAGAAAGAACAGTTGGCGGCATGTCTTAATCAGCTTTTACAAGCAGTTGCATTTGATGTTACCCAAGAAATTCAAGCGACAACGCTACGTTTAGAAACGTATATCCAACGCTTAACAAAAGAGTGGAATCAAACGAATATGAGGCAGCTACAACGCTATGAACCAACGTTTCACCCTGCCCTTCCAGATATTCCTGTAGAAAGTGGCAGTGCGATGGTTAGTCGCTGTTTGTTTGAAAATCTCGAACTATTTCAGAAGGACTTAGCTCTTTATAAAAACAGCAAAAGCTTTTTTGAAAAAAATGAAAAAGCTAAAATGCATGAAGCTTTAAAAGCTAAAATTGAGCCGCTGCTTGATGATTATGTGCGCAGCGAACAAGTAAAGCTCCAAAATCATTACAGTGAACAAATTCATGCATTTGTTTTAATGTATAAGCCGGCGCTTTTAGAAGAATGGTATGATTATTATAAACAGCTTCAAACAGTGGTTAATGCAGATTTTCCAATTGAAGCGCTAAATCATACAATTGGTACACTCAATGATATCGTGGTAGCTCATCAAACTGAAAGGACATAA
- a CDS encoding nucleotidyltransferase domain-containing protein → MNDHIEEILNSIEKQHNVTILFACEAGSRAYELHTPSSDYDVRFIYKYEYPRYLELYRPKDVITSIDKHYDIQGWDVYKALHLFTKSNPSLYEWIHSSIYYRNVKEFREKVCLMMEKQYSLKALGFHYFKLLHQNSKRNLKSSVTIEDIKVVLHMARAYMALTLLIQDKKLPPTSFFELVNGFKDDSLVSIMTKLSDAKKQLVHLTSSEVKGIKALLETKLPHFKRELSNLPHKDPSLEDINLFLAQQLTT, encoded by the coding sequence ATGAACGATCATATAGAAGAGATACTGAATTCAATTGAAAAACAACATAATGTCACGATTTTGTTTGCGTGTGAAGCAGGGAGCAGGGCGTATGAGCTGCATACGCCTTCTAGTGATTATGATGTACGATTTATTTATAAATACGAATACCCACGCTACCTTGAGCTATATCGACCTAAAGACGTCATTACAAGCATAGATAAACATTATGATATTCAAGGGTGGGACGTGTATAAAGCACTGCATCTTTTTACAAAATCAAATCCTTCTCTTTATGAATGGATACATTCATCAATTTACTATCGCAATGTGAAAGAGTTTCGCGAAAAGGTATGTCTTATGATGGAGAAACAGTATTCGCTAAAAGCGCTTGGATTTCATTATTTTAAACTTTTGCATCAAAATAGTAAAAGAAATCTGAAATCTTCTGTTACAATAGAGGATATAAAAGTTGTTCTTCATATGGCTAGAGCATATATGGCACTAACGCTTTTAATTCAAGATAAGAAATTACCGCCTACGTCGTTTTTTGAGCTTGTTAACGGCTTCAAAGATGATTCTTTAGTGTCGATAATGACAAAGCTTAGCGATGCTAAAAAACAGCTTGTACACTTAACAAGTAGTGAGGTAAAAGGAATAAAAGCCTTGCTTGAAACAAAGCTCCCTCATTTTAAAAGGGAGCTAAGTAACTTGCCCCATAAAGACCCTAGCCTCGAAGATATTAACTTATTCTTAGCACAACAGCTTACTACATAA
- a CDS encoding YpbS family protein yields MSVHKAISEHSKKQHELVKAFVRLDTMREQAIEAAVLLCKEGKEFSTDTINAVTAQINELAKNNGIVPTRQSVTKEMVAEYVQRLNN; encoded by the coding sequence ATGAGCGTACACAAAGCAATATCAGAGCATTCAAAGAAACAGCATGAACTTGTTAAAGCATTTGTCAGACTAGATACAATGCGTGAGCAAGCAATCGAAGCAGCGGTGCTTCTCTGTAAAGAAGGCAAAGAATTTTCAACGGATACAATTAATGCGGTGACGGCTCAAATTAATGAGCTTGCAAAAAATAATGGAATCGTACCAACACGTCAGTCTGTAACAAAAGAAATGGTTGCAGAATACGTTCAGCGTTTAAATAATTAA
- a CDS encoding divergent PAP2 family protein encodes MNKGIGLSLSSILLAQALKIPIKKYQTGVWDISMIGASGGMPSSHSAGVSSLATYVGLTKGISSIEFGIATVFGIIVMYDAQGIRRQTGEITIKVNTLDEEIEKLAGLPDKGFHDLTEQKLKEMLGHQPAEVLAGALLGVTIGLVGYLLGEK; translated from the coding sequence TTGAACAAAGGTATTGGCTTGTCACTTTCTTCAATATTGTTAGCACAGGCATTAAAAATTCCTATTAAGAAATATCAAACAGGTGTATGGGACATATCGATGATAGGGGCATCGGGTGGAATGCCAAGTTCTCACTCTGCAGGGGTTTCTTCTCTGGCTACCTACGTCGGGTTAACCAAAGGTATTTCTAGCATTGAATTCGGAATTGCGACTGTGTTTGGAATTATTGTTATGTATGATGCACAAGGGATTCGAAGACAAACTGGTGAAATTACCATTAAGGTAAATACGTTAGATGAAGAAATTGAAAAATTAGCCGGTCTTCCCGATAAAGGCTTTCATGACTTAACTGAACAGAAGCTTAAAGAGATGCTTGGACATCAGCCGGCAGAAGTGCTTGCAGGTGCCCTCCTAGGTGTCACTATAGGATTAGTTGGCTATTTGCTTGGTGAAAAGTAA
- a CDS encoding DUF6123 family protein, giving the protein MTKLVNSLEEYLLYLEEKGFSLKEDAKGFIAFGQQYTKMPDEMVIFSIEWTLKMQKEFDGSFFVALLEQLAAQKVKTRKQAMQVLKQTGMI; this is encoded by the coding sequence GTGACAAAATTGGTAAACTCCTTAGAAGAATACCTTCTTTATCTTGAGGAAAAAGGCTTTTCTTTAAAAGAAGATGCAAAGGGTTTTATTGCGTTTGGTCAGCAATATACAAAAATGCCGGATGAAATGGTTATTTTTTCGATTGAATGGACCTTAAAAATGCAAAAAGAATTCGATGGTAGCTTTTTTGTTGCGCTGCTAGAGCAACTTGCAGCACAAAAGGTAAAGACGAGAAAACAGGCGATGCAAGTGCTAAAACAGACCGGAATGATTTGA
- a CDS encoding reverse transcriptase-like protein, giving the protein MIEVYIDGASAGNPGPSGAGIIIKGNGEHHRYSIPLQAMNNHEAEFHALIKALELCLEKQYTMVSFRTDSQIVDTAMNREYVKNKAFLPLLEKALTLSKQIDLFFIKWVPSSENSGADQLAREAIHQKEAGL; this is encoded by the coding sequence ATGATAGAAGTATACATTGACGGTGCCTCTGCGGGAAATCCCGGTCCATCTGGCGCGGGAATTATTATAAAAGGTAACGGGGAACACCACCGTTACTCTATTCCCTTGCAAGCGATGAATAATCATGAAGCTGAATTTCATGCTTTAATAAAAGCATTAGAGCTTTGTTTAGAAAAGCAGTATACGATGGTTTCTTTCCGAACCGATTCGCAGATTGTAGATACAGCTATGAACAGAGAATATGTAAAAAATAAAGCTTTTCTTCCTCTCCTCGAAAAAGCGTTAACTCTCTCCAAACAAATTGATTTATTTTTTATTAAGTGGGTTCCAAGCAGCGAAAATAGCGGAGCTGACCAGCTTGCTAGAGAAGCTATTCATCAAAAAGAAGCAGGACTATAA
- a CDS encoding ribonuclease H family protein encodes MKFQIEWHYKSSKQKQLTFYSDFTDANEAFIIIGDLERTGRTKEIYLISEDGQRWTVKEAKKLFEEVQTEPHDITVYFDGGFHHDLQAAGLGAVIYFTQNGFSQRIRVNTQLEQIESNNESEYAAFYFAVQQLEEMGVHHIQVTFKGDSQVVLNQLAGEWPCFEETFNKYLDRIEDKLQELGIKPIYEPISRKDNEEADQLATQALQGIAISSRKRI; translated from the coding sequence ATGAAATTTCAAATTGAATGGCACTACAAATCATCCAAACAAAAGCAACTGACGTTTTACTCTGATTTCACAGATGCAAACGAAGCGTTTATTATCATAGGCGACTTGGAAAGAACTGGGCGTACAAAGGAAATTTATTTGATTAGTGAAGATGGACAACGTTGGACTGTAAAAGAAGCCAAGAAGCTGTTTGAAGAAGTTCAAACGGAGCCTCATGACATCACAGTGTATTTTGATGGGGGCTTTCATCATGACCTGCAAGCCGCAGGTCTCGGTGCTGTTATTTACTTTACGCAAAACGGTTTCTCACAGCGCATTCGAGTTAATACGCAGCTTGAGCAAATTGAATCAAATAATGAATCGGAATATGCGGCTTTTTATTTTGCAGTACAGCAGCTAGAAGAAATGGGAGTTCATCATATTCAAGTGACCTTTAAAGGAGATTCACAAGTTGTGTTAAACCAGTTAGCAGGTGAATGGCCTTGCTTTGAAGAAACCTTTAATAAATATTTAGACCGCATTGAAGATAAGCTACAAGAATTAGGAATTAAACCAATTTATGAACCGATTTCACGTAAGGATAATGAAGAAGCCGACCAGCTTGCAACACAAGCCTTACAAGGAATTGCCATATCTAGTCGAAAACGAATATAG
- a CDS encoding zinc-finger domain-containing protein produces the protein MERKQVLEEVTELLDYYCNDCFVKKTFNKERGKTYAQSFCINECTVGEKIKKYGELLTKK, from the coding sequence ATGGAAAGAAAGCAAGTGTTAGAAGAAGTAACAGAGCTTCTAGATTACTATTGCAATGACTGCTTTGTAAAAAAAACGTTTAATAAAGAGCGGGGCAAAACCTATGCGCAATCGTTTTGTATTAATGAGTGTACGGTAGGAGAGAAAATTAAAAAGTACGGAGAACTATTAACGAAAAAGTAG
- a CDS encoding DUF2564 family protein, translated as MDNFLNQDVTTGYNDLQQAQVSIQSAQKMIGTATMSMSPQQLSEATEALANARTELEAAQANATGVDEEFLQKCMADLKACEQQLTEAKQ; from the coding sequence ATGGATAACTTTTTAAATCAAGACGTAACGACAGGTTATAATGATTTACAACAAGCTCAAGTTTCTATTCAATCAGCGCAAAAAATGATTGGAACTGCAACAATGAGCATGAGTCCGCAACAGCTTAGTGAAGCAACAGAAGCTCTAGCGAACGCACGCACAGAGTTAGAAGCAGCACAAGCAAATGCAACAGGTGTAGATGAGGAGTTTCTTCAAAAGTGCATGGCGGATTTAAAAGCTTGTGAACAGCAGTTAACTGAGGCAAAGCAATAA